Genomic window (Sulfurimonas sp.):
ATGTAGAACTTAGCTTCAGAGATATTAACGGTAATCTTCAATCCAAACTCGGTGAGTTATTAGTAAGTCAAAATGGGGTTGAAGGCAGTTTAATTTATACCCATTCTAAATTTATAAGAGAGCAGTTAGAACAGAAATCTCCGTTTACAATTTATTTAGACCTCTTCCCCCATCGCACCCAAAGTCAGTTACATGAACAGCTAAGTGGAAAACAAGGTAAAAAGAGTTTGAGTTCCTTTTGGAAGCGCTTAGGATTGGATGGTGTAAAAGCTTCTTTATTAAGGGAGGTGTTAGCAAAGGAGTTGTTAACTGAGCCTGAGTTAGTGACAAAGACGCTTAAAAAGTTTCCCTTAACATTAGAAACTTTTAGACCCCTTGAAGAGGCAATTAGTACAGCTGGAGGATTAGGATTTGAAAATTTAGACGAGCATCTGATGCTAAAAGATTTTCCTAAAGTATTTTGTGTTGGAGAGATGCTAGACTGGGAAGCACCAACTGGAGGCTATCTATTAACTGGTGTTATGGGTCAAGGTAAACAAGCAGCCCTTGGTCTTTTGAAATTATTGTAAACTACATGAAATACTGTGAGTAAATTTAAGGAATAAAACAATGAAACAACTACTAATATATCTTTTTTTAGTGAATATTCTATTTGCCTCTAATGAGCAAATGGATGATAAAATAATAAATTTATTAAATAAAGTCAAACATAATAAAGCCCATGTTATGAAACAGATTGCTTTTAAATGGTCAGATTCATTATACAAGAGACAAGGTAATTCCGTCTTAGATATAGATACAAATGGAAATTTTAAAAACTACTTACCAAGTAAATTAAAAAACTCAGATGGTGGGCTTATTGGGAGTAGAGGTAAGTATTGGGTATATACAAGTATTAAAAAAACTTGTTTAGTTTGGAATGGTATTGTTGAGAAGAATGGTGTTAAACTTAATAAATATTATCCAGATATTTGCAAGAATCCAAAAACTCAAATGATAGGTGCTATTGTTTATGAAACTGCTATTGGAGAAAAAAAACTATCAAAAGGTTTTTGGTCTCTTTCAGCTTTTGAACTTAAAAGTAAAGATATTTTAAAACTTACTAATTTTCAAGGTACTAGAAAATGGTATATACAAAAAGAAAAGCCAAACCAACTTAAACAAGAAAAAGCATTTAGAGACGCAGTATATGAAAATGACATAGCAAAACTACAAAATATTTTAAATCATAATATTACTATTAACATGAATGAGATGTTTTTACTAGCAGTGGAGGTATCAAACTTAAAAACTGTTAAATTTTTGTTAGATAATGGTTCTGATATAAACTATAAAAACAATTATGGAAATGCTCTCTCAAGAGCATCTTCAAATGATGCAAACTTACAAACAATAAAATATATTTTAAAATCTGGATTTAACTTTGATAAAGATTCACTAGGTGATAAATCACCCATATTTGGATCTGCACAAACTAGACAAATAAAATTAATAAATTTTTGGTTAGAAAATGCAATAGATATCAACTTAGAAAAAAGCAATGGAAGAACACCTATTTTTGATGTTTGCCGAAATAGAAAAAACATATTTGCTCGAATCACTTACTATGACACTTTAAAACTATTGAAGTTTATGGTTTCTAAAGGAGCAAACCCTATTCATGTAGATAAAAGAGGAACAACAACTCTTCATCTTATCTCAGAAAAAGGTGAACTTGAACAAGTTAAATATATTTCTAGTTTTTTTAAAGATATAAATATTCAAGACAACTTTCTTCAAACTCCGCTTCATCATGCCGCTAGAAATATTCAATATGACAATAAAAAAAGAATTTATTATGTAATAAAATATTTACTAAATAAAGGTGCAGACAAAAATATAAAAGACAAGATGAAAAGAACACCTTATGATATTGTAAATAAAATGCAGTTTCCAGATAAAAAAATACTTAATTTATTAAAACCATAAGATATTGTCAAGTATATAACAGAATATACTTGCCTTACATTTCTGTGGGAAGGATTTTACACCCAACTTACTCCTATCCTAACCAATGGGAATATCCATAAAAAATAAATAAACTCACTATGCTATAATTACAAATAGAGAAACCTCAATAATTAATTACAATCATAGGAAATCATCAAATGTATATATATGATTCAGTACAAAAAACAAAACGAAAGTTTACGCCGATGAAAGAGGGAAAAGTTTCCCTTTATGTGTGTGGACCAACTGTATATGATGATGCTCACCTAGGTCATGCTAAGAGTGCTTTGGTTTTTGACCTTTTAACTCGTGTTTTAAAAGCTAATGGATTAGATGTTACTTACGCTAGAAATATCACAGATATTGATGACAAAATTATCAAAAAGGCTGTTGAGCTTGGTAAAAATATCAAGGAGATTACAGACTTTTACACAGATGCCTTTCATAAAGAGATGCAAGCCATAGGAGTCGCTCGACCAGATATAGAACCTAAAGCTACACAAAGCCTAGATGCTATGTTTGAACTTATACAAAAACTCATAGATGCCAATCATGCTTATGCAACAGAAGAAGGTGATGTTTACTTTGATACTGTAAGTGATAGTGAGTATTTAAAACTATCTTGTAGAGTTCAAGATGAAGATGACAAACAACAAAGAGTTCAAAGTTCAAAAAGTAAAAAAAATAGTGTAGATTTTGCTCTTTGGAAGAGTATAAAAGATGGAAGCATATCGTTTGACTCTCCTTTTGGTAAAGGTCGTCCAGGGTGGCATCTAGAGTGTTCTGCGATGATAGAAAAACATCTAGCATCTAGTGATGCTCCTTTTGCAGTTGATATTCATGGAGGTGGTGCTGATTTACTTTTCCCTCACCATGAAAACGAAGCTGCTCAGACTAGATGCGCAACAAACCATGAACTTGCTAACTACTGGATGCATAATGGTTTTGTAAATATAAACGGCGAAAAAATGAGCAAATCTTTAGGAAATAGTTTCTTTTTAAAAGATGCCCTAAAAGAATATGATGGCGAGGTTTTACGATTCTACCTTTTAAGCACTCATTATAGAAGTAATTTTAATTTCAATACTGATGATTTAGCAATAGCTAAAAAAAGACTAGACAAAATTTACAGACTAAAAAAACGCCTTTTTGGACTTGCTAACAATACAGACCAAACAACTTTTAAAAATGAACTTCTCAAAGCCTTGAGCGATGATATGAATGTTTCTTCTGCTTTAGCTCTTATTGAAGCGTTTGTTTCAAGCACAAACGAAGCTTTAGACACAGCAGGAAAGCATAAACTACTTAAAAAAGAAACTATTGCAAATCTATCTTTTGTTGAAGAGATTTTAGGTTTTGGTGTTAAAAATCCTTTTGAGTATTTTCAATTTGGCATAGATGAAAAAACTAAACAAAAGATAGATGAACTTATAACTTTAAGAAATGAAGCAAAAAAAGAAAAAAACTTTGAAGCATCTGACAAACTTCGTAATGAGATTTTAGCTTTTGGAGTTAGCATAATGGATACGGCTCAAGGTACTTTTTGGGAAAAAGTATAAATATATAAATGGAATTCTCTGATATCCAAAACCACTTAGAAGAAAACTCGAAAGATTTATCTTCTGAGTTTAAAAGACTCTTTCATGGTCGTGGTGGACTCTATGAAGGCTTTAAGCATCTATGCATAGACTCCATTGACACCGTTTTAAGCGTAGCACTTTATGATGAAGAAAAAGATGAAGCTAAACTTATAGAGATGCTTGAAGAGTTTGTAAAAAATTCAAGACACAAAAGTATAGTTTTACAACGCAGATATTTAAAAGGCTCTCCATCTGAAGTTTTAGCTGGAGAGTTACCACAAGATTTATTTGTTATGGAAAATGGCATAAAAATAAAACTAACCTTCTTACAAATCGTAATAATGGATATTTTGCTGATATGAAAAATGGACGAGAGTTTGTAAGAGAAAATTCTAAAGATAAAAGCGTTTTAAATCTTTTTTCCTACACTTGTGCTTTTAGTCTGTCTGCAATTAAAGGCGGAGCAAAAAAAATATCAAACATCGATATGAATAAAAGTGCTTTAAGTACAGGACGCTCAAATCACCATCTAAACAACATAGATACTAAAAATGTTAGTTTTCACCCTTACAACATCTTAAAATCATTCTCACGCATTAAAAAGAAAGGTCCTTATGATTTAATCATCATAGACCCTCCAAGTTTTCAAAAAGGAAGTTTTGAGGCAACTAAAGACTATAAAAAACTCATCATAAAACTACCACAAATTGCATCCCAAGAATGTCTGCTACTAACTTGTTTAAACTCACCAGACTTAGATGAAGAGTTTATAAAGGTTCTTATAAAAGAATGGGCTCCAAATTTTAAGTTTGTAAAAAGACTCAAAAATGTAAAAGAGTTTGAATCTTTAAATGAAGATAGAAGCCTAAAAAATCTGGTATTTAAAAGAGAATTAAGTAGTTTATAAATCACAGACTAATGTTTTAATTTGTTTTTTTTCACAAATAAGAGTACAATATAACTTATGCAAAAAATCGTTTTTATTATCTTTTTTTTAATTATCTCTATTCTTGCTTTACAAGCAGTATCTCTTACGCAAAAAGAAAAAGCTTTTTTAAAAAAAAACCCTACAATTATATTAGGTACTGACAGTAGTTGGGAACCTTTTGTCATGAAAGACTTTAATGGAAGAATCATTGGTTATAACGATGATATTTTAAGTATAATCAATAAAATAACAGGTGCAAATTTTGCTCAAGTTCTAGGTAACTGGTCGCAAATACAAGAAAAAGCTAAATCTAAAGAAATAGATGGTCTTAGTGTAACAGCTATATTTAAAGAACAGAAGAAATGGTTTAATTTTTCAGATATTTATATTTCTTCGAAAAAAATAGTAATGACTAAACGCGGAAACCCAAAAAATATAAAATCTGATAAAGATTTAGATGGAAAAACTATTGCTATCCTTAAAGGCAATATATCAGATGAAAATATTGTAAAAAAATTTAAAAACTCTAAAATAATTTATGCAGACACAACAAAGCAGATGCTAACTGAAATAATATATGGCGAAGCAGATGTGATTTTTGGACATATATCAATAACTTATCTACTTAGTAAAATGGGACTTCCTTACCTAGACTTTGCTTATCCACTTGAACATAAATTAGACTTGGTCTTTAGTATAAGAAAAGACTGGCCAGAAGCCTTAAGTATTTTAAACAAAGGATTAGCAACAATCTCTAACCATGAAAGAATAAGACTAAAGCAAAAATGGTTTTTTGCAACTGCAAACACAAAACTAAAAGAACTAACTCTAAAAGAGAAAAAATATCTAAAAAATAAAAAACAAATTACTATGTGTATTGATCCCATGTGGATGCCATTTGAAAGTGTAGAGAATGGTAAACATATTGGTATATCTGCTTCTTACTTTAAAATATTTAAAAAAGAAATAGGAATACCCATAAAATTGATTGCTACACATAGTTGGACACAGTCACTAGAATTTGCAAAAAAAAGAAAGTGCGACATCTTATCTTTACTAATGCCAACAAAAAAAAATAGTGAATATTTAAATTTTTCTAAAAAATATTTAGAAGCACCCATAGGACTTGCAACAAATAAAAATATATCATTTATAGATAATTTTAATGGCTTGAAGGGCATGAAAATCGGTATTGTGAAAGATTACGGCATTGCCCAAATCATAAAAATAAAGTATCCAGATATAAATATAATAGAAATACAAAATATCACAGATGGTCTTCAACAAGTAGAGAGAGGAGAAATTTTTGGATGTATAGACACCATACCAGTTATTTCAAATGAACTTCAATCAAACTACTCAAATAATCTCAAAATTAGTGGTAAACTCAATACTACTATAAAGTTAGGAGTCGGTGTTAGAAATGATGATTTGATTCTTTTAAGTATATTTAATAAAATCATAGAAAACTTAACACCTAAAATAGAGCAAGATATTCTAAGCAAGCATATTCCAATAAAATATGAGCAAGAATTTGACTACTCTCTTTTTATTAAATTTTTTGCTATTTTAACGCTTATATCTATATTTTTATTGTACAGATATATAACATTACAAACTTATAATAAAAAAATAGCTAGACAATTAAAAATTATAAATAAAAATGTTCTAATTTCATCAAGTAATGAAAAAGGTATTATTACTGATATCAGTGAAGCACTCTCAAAATTATCAGGATACAAAAAAGAAGAGTTGATAGGTAAACATCATGATATTTTAAGGCATAAAGATACATCTAGCATAACATTTAAAGATATGCTAAATACACTTTTAAAGAAAAAAATATGGCAAGGAGAAATAAAAAACTTAAAAAAAGATGGAAGTTCTTACTGGGTAGCTGTAACAATAACCCCTATTCTAGATAAAAGTTTCAATATCAAATCTTACCATGCAATAAGTCATAATATAACAGATAAAAAAGAACTTGAAAGGCTATCTATTACAGATGCTTTAACAAAGATTCCAAACAGACTTCATCTAGACAATAGTTATGAGAAAGAACTTAAGCGAGTTACTAGACATAAATATGACCTCTCTATTATCATAATAGATATAGACTTTTTCAAGAAAATCAACGACACTTACGGACATAAAATTGGCGATAATATTTTAGTAGAGTTTGCAACTATTTTAAAACAAAACATAAGAAGTAGCGATACTCTTGGGAGATGGGGTGGAGAAGAATTTTTAATAATCTGTCCTGAAACAAACCTAGAAAAAGCAACAATATTAGCACAAAAGATACGCGAAAAAATTCAAAACTTTAATTTTAGTGATATTAATAAGTTGACTTGTAGTGCAGGGGTTTCTAGTTATAGCGAGAACGATAAACAAGAAGAAACCTTCATAAGAGCAGATAAAGCTCTTTATGAAGCTAAAAATAGTGGAAGGAACAAAGTTGTATCTCTGTGTGTATAAGATTTAGTTTTTATGTATAGGAAATTTTTTCATTAGTTTTAATATTAATTTATTGATTTTTTCTTCTTTTTCTTTTGGAGATTTTATCCCTTTTATCTCCATAGTTCCAACAACTCGCCAAACTATTTTTTCATTTTTTGGGTTTAGAGCATCTATGATAAGTGTTCCCTCTACATAGTTATAACTTGTTGTTGTAGTTGTCATTCCTCCACCAAATCTATATCTTCCAAAACCCATAGTATTATAATCAGTTTGAAGTTCCATTTTATCTTTTACAGATGTATGAAAAACGAAAATTAAATCAGCTTCATTTTGAGAAACTTTTTTATAATTCTTTGATTTTAAATCAGCTATAAGAGAGTTGATAATTCTATCATTTGTTAAAGTATCATCTCCTGCTTTATCTTTATGCTTTATAACAAAGCTATTTTTATCTTTAAAAGCAAAAGACTCATCATAATCAACATTTATTTTTAAGGTAGAACACCCAACAAGTAGAAACAATCCAATAAATAACACTGTAATTTTTTTCATTATTTTTTCCTAAATTCCAAATACTTTTTTCAAAAGTGATGTTGTTTGAGCAAGAGGGTCTTTTCTTATCTCTGCCTCTTTTTGAGCTATCATTATAAACAACCCTTCTATCGCTTTTGAAGTTACATACTCATCTAAATTTTCTTCACTCTCTTTTGGTAAGAATGAACTTATCCCATATTCTACTGCCCTGCTCTTTATATCTGACTTATAAAAACTATTTGCCTTCTTATAATAAGCCGTTACATTATTTGCTTCCATAGTTTTTTTGACAATAGGAAGTATTAACTTTGTCAAAGAGTTAGTTGTGTATATTTTAAAATACTCAGTTGCTCCATCTTCATTGCCAGATAAGATTTTTCTTGCATCATCAATTGTCATTTGTTGTATAGCATGTAAAAATATATCTATTGTTTTAGGAGCGGCATCTGTTGCCGCACTATTCATAGACTCTATAAAATCATCCACATACTTATCTCCACCAAAACCACGAATGATATCTTCTGCTTTTTTTATGCTTTTTGGAAGTGGTATTTTCACAGATGCATTACTAAGATAGCCATCTTTCTTACCAAGCTCTTTTACGGCATACTTTGCGCCTATGCTAAGAGCTTCTTTAAGTCCACTAGAGATAGTATCACGACTTAGTGTACTCTTTGAAGAAAAAGATGGAGTTGGTTCTGAAACACTCTTAACGACATCACTCATAAAACTTCCAAAATCAAAACTAAAAAGTACACTTGAGGAAAAAATCAAAACTATTATAAAATTATTTCTCATATAAAATTCCTCTTATCAAATCATTGGTTTAATTCTAGTATAATCTCGAAAAAAATAAAAGGTATATTTAGTATTATGATAAATTATGAAGCAATAAAACCTTGGCTTTTTAAATTAGACCCTGAAGAAGCCACCATTTAGCGGAATGTGTACTAAGACTTACAAATCTTTGTGAAATCCCATTTAAACCATTTTTAAAATCTCATTTTGTGGATAACAGTGTCTTAACTCAAGAACTTTTTGGTCGTACATTTTCTAATCCTGTCGGACTTGGAGCTGGATTTGATAAAAATGCAACTATGATAAAGGGTATAAGAACCTTAGGTTTTGGTTTTACAGAAATCGGTACAGTAACACCAAAGCCCCAAGAAGGAAACCCAAAACCAAGAATGTTCCGTCATATTGAGGAAGAATCTATCCAAAATGCGATGGGTTTTAACAACAATGGTGCGGCTAAAGTTGTAAATATGTTAAAACAAAGATTTCCTTATGTTACTCCTATTGGTGTAAATATTGGAAAGAACAAAACAACTCCTGATGATCAAGCTATAAATGATTATATCTCACTTATAGATACTTTTAACGGTTGGGGAGATTACTTTGTTATAAACATCTCATCTCCAAATACCCCTGGTTTAAGAGATTTACAAAATGAAGAGTTTATATCAGAACTATTTACACAAGCTAAAAAACTTACACAGATGCCAATCCTTTTAAAAATCGCTCCTGATATGGAAATAGAAGATGCTGTAGCACTTACTAAAATGGCGGTTGAAAAAGGTGCAGATGGAATCATTGCGACAAATACAACCGTAGATTACTCACTAGTAAAAGAGCCAAAAGAGATTGGCGGTATAAGTGGTGCTGTTTTAAAAGAAAAAAGTTTTAAAATTTTTGAAGCAATCGCAAAAGAACTTTATGGAAAAACTGTGCTTATTTCAGTTGGTGGAATTGACTCAGCAGAAGAAGCATACAAACGCATAAAGGCAGGTGCATCTCTTATTCAAATCCTTAGCGGACTTGTATTTCATGGTCCAAATATGATTATGAATATAAATAATGAGTTAACAAAACTTATAAAAGCAGATGGCTATAAAAACATAACTGAAGCCATAGGGGCAGATAGAAAAGCATGAAATACTTACTAATACTTACACTAATTATAGGAACAATAATGGCATCTTCATTACCAAAATACGAAACAAAAACTTTAAAAAATGGCTTACAAATAGTTGTAATTCCTTTAAAAAACTCTACGAATGTTATATCTACTGACATCTTTTACAAGGTTGGAAGTAGAAACGAAATCATGGGTAAAACAGGGATTGCTCATATGTTAGAGCATATGAACTTCAAATCTACAAAAAACTTACCAGCTGGAGAGTTTGACAAAGAAGTTAAAAGTATAGGTGGCGTAAACAACGCATCTACGAGTTTTGACTATACTCATTACTACATAAAATCAAGTACAGATAACCTTAACAAGTCACTAACTCTATATGCTGAACTTATGCAAAATCTTAATCTTAAAGATGAAGAGTTTCAACCAGAACGAGATGTGGTTGCAGAAGAGCGACGCTGGAGAACAGAGAATTCTCCATTAGGTTATCTTTACTTTGCACTTTTTAACAACGCTTATGTTTATCATCCTTACCATTGGACGCCTATTGGTTTTATGAATGATATACAAACTTGGACTATTGATGATATAAAAGATTTTCATAAAACTTACTATCAACCAAGCAATGCCATATTAATGGTTACAGGAGATGTTGAGGCAAAAGAAGTTTTCAAGAAAGCGAAAAAAGCTTTTGGAGGCATCAAAAACAAAGCTAAAATACCAGAATTTAAATTTGTAGAGCCTGAACAAGATGGACCAAAAAGAGTAACTATTTATAGAGATAGTGAAGTAGAGATGCTAGCTATTACTTTTCATATTCCTGATTTTAAAGACAAAGACCAAGTAACTCTAAGTGTAATCTCTGAGATTCTTTTTTCTGGAAAAAGCTCAAGACTTTACAAAGAACTAATTGATAAAAAACGCCTTGTGAACTCTATATATGCTTATAATATGGAAAATATTGACCCAGGTCTTTTTATATTTTTAGCAACTTGTAACCCTGGTGTAAAAGCTGAGGATGTTGAAAAAGAGCTAATAGCACAAATAGAACTGATGAAAAATACAAAAGTCACTAAAGCTGAAATAAACAAAGTTAAGATAAATACAAAAGCAGATTTTATCTACTCTCTTGAAAGCTCTACTTCTGTTGCGAATCTATTTGGAAGTTATCTAGTTCGTGGCGATTTAACACCACTTTTAGAATATGAAGATGACATCAAAAAAGTAACAGCTAAAAAAATTCAAGATGCAGCTAAAAAATATTTTAACTTTAACAAATCTACTACCCTTATTTTAAAAAAGGGAGAGTAACTTACTTAGAGCATTTATGCACTAAGTAAAGTATGGAGTTATAATCAATATCGCCATGCTCACTAAGCCCAATCTCACAGGTTATACTTGTTGAGTAGGCAAGTTTAGTTCCTTTAGGAATTTGCTGTTTTAAAGTTCTCAGTGCAGACTTGTTTAACTCAGGAAAGTTAAAACCTCTATCTCCCGCAAAACCACAACATTTTATATCACTAGGAACTATTACCTCATTTGAGCATAATTTTGCAAGTTTTATAAACTTAGAGTGAAGTCCCATTTTTCTTGTACTACAAGTTGAGTGGATTACTATAGGCTCATTAACTTTTGTGATTTTTAGCTTTGGTATCAAAAATTCTAAACTAAACTCTATTGGTTCGTATATTTTTAAATTACCTTCAAAACTCTCTATCATTTTTTTAGTACATGGACTTGTGTCACAAAGTACAGGATATTTTCCGTCTTGAGTAGCAATTTTCAAACTATTTTCTAACTCCCTAGATTTCATCTTTGCTTGAGAACTAAAACCTTTACTAGAAAATGGCATACCACAGCAAAGATTTTCTAGATTTTTTGGCATAATCACTTCATAACCAGCTTTTTCTAGTAAAGAAAATGTAATGTCAAACAAACTACCACCCATTGTTCTACTTACACACGATGGAAAATAAACTACTTTGTTTTGACTTTTAATACTAGACCTATTGGCATCTATGCTTATTGGTTTTGGAAGAGTTGGTATCCATTTTGGAATTTTTCTCATAAGATTTGTACCGATTATAGAGTGAGTGACATCTGCTGCCATTAGCCCTACTTTCATAAACTTTAAAGTAGTGGAAAAATTATTTGTTATTAGATTTGCCATTTTATTATCAAAGCTAGTTATCTGCTTTTCTCTTAAGTACTTTGTAAATGCACCCGTATCTATATCAACAGGACAAAGAGTCGAGCAAAGAGAACAAGTAGCACAAGTGTCTAAACCAGCATATTGGTACTCTTTTTCAAGTTCTAATGCTTCATCACGCTTATTTGCACGATTGAGAACACTTATCTCTCTATTTGACACAATTCTTTGTCTTGGAGTAAAAGTTATAACATTTGATGGACATACACTCTCACAAAAACCACACTCTATACATTTATCTACTAGTTCATGAGTTTGTGGCATCGGTTTTAAGTTTTTGAGATGCGCCTCTGAGTCATCATTTATAATAACACCAGTATTTAAAATATTTAATGGGTCAAAAAGTTTTTTAACCTTTTTCATCATCTCATAAGCTTGGGCGCCCCACTCTAACTCAACAAATGGTGACATGTTTCTACCTGTTCCATGCTCTGCTTTTAAACTTCCATCATAACTAACTACAAGTGCTACAACCTCGTCCATAAACTTTTTATATCTATCTATCTCTTTTTTATTTGAAAAATCTTGAGTAAAAACAAAGTGTAGATTTCCATCTAGTGCATGACCAAATATCAAAGCTTCATCATAGTTATATTTTGAAAACAGATTTTGAAGTTTCAAAGTTGCTTCTGCTAGATGCTCAATATTAAAAGCAATATCTTCTATAATAACCGTAGTACCAATCTCTCTAGCCGCTCCAACAGCAGGAAACAATCCTTTTCTTATCTTCCAAAACAAAGAATATTCTTCCTCTTTATCTGTAAACTCTATATCTTGTATTGTTTTTGCAGTTTTTAGTAACTCTTTTATATCTTGTATTTGAGTTTGCAAATCATCTTTGTTAGATGCTCTTGTTTCTATCAAAAGTGTTGCTACATCTTTATGAAGTGTTTTTAAATAAGTTGGCATTCCTTTTTTGTTCTCAACACTACTTAAAGCTTTTCTATCCATCAACTCAACAGCATCTACTCTTACCTTTGAAGAAAGTTTCAGTAGAGCAACCGCTTTACAAGCTTCATTTATATCTTCAAAAAAGACTAAAGAACTCGCTTTATGTGGATAATCTTGTACAGTTTTATAAGTTATTTCTTTTATAAAAGCTAAAGTTCCTTCACTTCCGATGATTAGATGCTCTAAGATTTCAAAAACATCATCAAAATCTACAAAAGAGTTAAGAGAATATCCACAAGTATTCTTTATTTTAAATTTTTTAATGATTTTTGCTTTTAAAACTTCATCTGCTTTTATCTCCTTAGCGTAAGCATCTAGGCTTTGTAAAAAAACTTTATGGGATAAAGAAAACTCTTGCTTACTCTTTTGAGATGAAGTATCTAAAAGAGTTCCATCATAAAAAACAATCTTCATACTACTAAGAGTATTGTATGAGTTATCAGCTACACCACAACACATTCCACTCGCATTATTAGCAGCTATCCCACCTATCATTGCTGTATTTATACTTGCAGGGTCTGGACCTATTTTTTTCAAAAAAGGAGCTAAAAAAAGGTTTGCATCTGCTCCTATGACTGAAGGTTCTAAACTTACCTCTGATTTATCTTCACTCATACTAATCTTGTTAAAAGTTCGAGCAGTCACAACTAAGATAGAATCACTTATAGCCTGTCCACTAAGAGATGTACCCGCCGCTCTAAAAGTTACACTCAGTTTGTACTTT
Coding sequences:
- a CDS encoding DUF4197 domain-containing protein yields the protein MRNNFIIVLIFSSSVLFSFDFGSFMSDVVKSVSEPTPSFSSKSTLSRDTISSGLKEALSIGAKYAVKELGKKDGYLSNASVKIPLPKSIKKAEDIIRGFGGDKYVDDFIESMNSAATDAAPKTIDIFLHAIQQMTIDDARKILSGNEDGATEYFKIYTTNSLTKLILPIVKKTMEANNVTAYYKKANSFYKSDIKSRAVEYGISSFLPKESEENLDEYVTSKAIEGLFIMIAQKEAEIRKDPLAQTTSLLKKVFGI
- a CDS encoding ankyrin repeat domain-containing protein, with amino-acid sequence MKQLLIYLFLVNILFASNEQMDDKIINLLNKVKHNKAHVMKQIAFKWSDSLYKRQGNSVLDIDTNGNFKNYLPSKLKNSDGGLIGSRGKYWVYTSIKKTCLVWNGIVEKNGVKLNKYYPDICKNPKTQMIGAIVYETAIGEKKLSKGFWSLSAFELKSKDILKLTNFQGTRKWYIQKEKPNQLKQEKAFRDAVYENDIAKLQNILNHNITINMNEMFLLAVEVSNLKTVKFLLDNGSDINYKNNYGNALSRASSNDANLQTIKYILKSGFNFDKDSLGDKSPIFGSAQTRQIKLINFWLENAIDINLEKSNGRTPIFDVCRNRKNIFARITYYDTLKLLKFMVSKGANPIHVDKRGTTTLHLISEKGELEQVKYISSFFKDINIQDNFLQTPLHHAARNIQYDNKKRIYYVIKYLLNKGADKNIKDKMKRTPYDIVNKMQFPDKKILNLLKP
- a CDS encoding DUF4136 domain-containing protein, whose product is MKKITVLFIGLFLLVGCSTLKINVDYDESFAFKDKNSFVIKHKDKAGDDTLTNDRIINSLIADLKSKNYKKVSQNEADLIFVFHTSVKDKMELQTDYNTMGFGRYRFGGGMTTTTTSYNYVEGTLIIDALNPKNEKIVWRVVGTMEIKGIKSPKEKEEKINKLILKLMKKFPIHKN
- a CDS encoding diguanylate cyclase is translated as MQKIVFIIFFLIISILALQAVSLTQKEKAFLKKNPTIILGTDSSWEPFVMKDFNGRIIGYNDDILSIINKITGANFAQVLGNWSQIQEKAKSKEIDGLSVTAIFKEQKKWFNFSDIYISSKKIVMTKRGNPKNIKSDKDLDGKTIAILKGNISDENIVKKFKNSKIIYADTTKQMLTEIIYGEADVIFGHISITYLLSKMGLPYLDFAYPLEHKLDLVFSIRKDWPEALSILNKGLATISNHERIRLKQKWFFATANTKLKELTLKEKKYLKNKKQITMCIDPMWMPFESVENGKHIGISASYFKIFKKEIGIPIKLIATHSWTQSLEFAKKRKCDILSLLMPTKKNSEYLNFSKKYLEAPIGLATNKNISFIDNFNGLKGMKIGIVKDYGIAQIIKIKYPDINIIEIQNITDGLQQVERGEIFGCIDTIPVISNELQSNYSNNLKISGKLNTTIKLGVGVRNDDLILLSIFNKIIENLTPKIEQDILSKHIPIKYEQEFDYSLFIKFFAILTLISIFLLYRYITLQTYNKKIARQLKIINKNVLISSSNEKGIITDISEALSKLSGYKKEELIGKHHDILRHKDTSSITFKDMLNTLLKKKIWQGEIKNLKKDGSSYWVAVTITPILDKSFNIKSYHAISHNITDKKELERLSITDALTKIPNRLHLDNSYEKELKRVTRHKYDLSIIIIDIDFFKKINDTYGHKIGDNILVEFATILKQNIRSSDTLGRWGGEEFLIICPETNLEKATILAQKIREKIQNFNFSDINKLTCSAGVSSYSENDKQEETFIRADKALYEAKNSGRNKVVSLCV
- the cysS gene encoding cysteine--tRNA ligase, which translates into the protein MYIYDSVQKTKRKFTPMKEGKVSLYVCGPTVYDDAHLGHAKSALVFDLLTRVLKANGLDVTYARNITDIDDKIIKKAVELGKNIKEITDFYTDAFHKEMQAIGVARPDIEPKATQSLDAMFELIQKLIDANHAYATEEGDVYFDTVSDSEYLKLSCRVQDEDDKQQRVQSSKSKKNSVDFALWKSIKDGSISFDSPFGKGRPGWHLECSAMIEKHLASSDAPFAVDIHGGGADLLFPHHENEAAQTRCATNHELANYWMHNGFVNINGEKMSKSLGNSFFLKDALKEYDGEVLRFYLLSTHYRSNFNFNTDDLAIAKKRLDKIYRLKKRLFGLANNTDQTTFKNELLKALSDDMNVSSALALIEAFVSSTNEALDTAGKHKLLKKETIANLSFVEEILGFGVKNPFEYFQFGIDEKTKQKIDELITLRNEAKKEKNFEASDKLRNEILAFGVSIMDTAQGTFWEKV